A stretch of the Desulfobacter sp. genome encodes the following:
- a CDS encoding acetyl-CoA C-acetyltransferase — protein MNKAVIVSAVRTPLGSFGGSLSKIGATDLGGMVIKEALLRAKVEGEQVDECIMGQVLPCGYGQNPGKQAVVKAGLPWEVEAITINKVCGSSLKAVMLAAQAIQCGDADVVVAGGMETMSRAPYYMDKARWGHRMGPGRIEDHMIHDGLWDIVNDFHMGMSNELCSEKWEVSREDQDLFAAESYARANVAVASGRFKDEIMPVSIPQRKGDPIIFDTDECPQDTSYDLLAKMRPAFKKGGVGTAGNASIISDGASAVVVMSEQRAKELGCTIMAHIGAQASYGIDMKYVLMAPIYAIPKVLKKQGISISDVDLFEVNEAFAGTSAGINKVLELDPSKVNVNGGSVALGHPIGASGARVLTTLLYEMEKQDKNIGLASLCLGGGEAVALVLNR, from the coding sequence ATGAATAAAGCCGTCATCGTCAGCGCCGTAAGAACCCCCCTGGGCAGTTTCGGCGGATCATTGAGCAAGATCGGGGCAACGGATTTGGGAGGTATGGTGATCAAAGAAGCCCTGTTGCGTGCCAAAGTTGAAGGTGAACAGGTGGACGAGTGCATCATGGGCCAGGTGCTGCCCTGCGGGTACGGTCAGAATCCGGGCAAGCAGGCCGTAGTCAAGGCGGGCCTTCCCTGGGAGGTGGAAGCCATCACCATCAACAAGGTCTGCGGATCCTCCCTTAAAGCGGTGATGCTGGCCGCCCAGGCCATTCAGTGCGGAGATGCCGATGTAGTGGTGGCCGGCGGCATGGAAACCATGAGCCGCGCGCCTTATTATATGGACAAGGCCAGGTGGGGACACCGCATGGGGCCGGGACGCATAGAAGACCATATGATCCATGACGGGCTCTGGGATATTGTCAATGATTTTCACATGGGCATGTCCAACGAACTCTGCTCTGAAAAGTGGGAGGTCAGCCGGGAGGATCAGGATTTATTTGCAGCCGAGTCCTATGCCCGGGCCAATGTGGCCGTTGCTTCGGGCCGGTTTAAAGATGAGATCATGCCCGTGTCCATTCCCCAGCGCAAGGGGGATCCCATCATTTTTGATACGGATGAATGCCCCCAGGATACCTCCTATGACCTTTTAGCCAAGATGAGACCGGCCTTTAAAAAGGGCGGGGTGGGCACGGCAGGCAATGCCTCTATTATCTCCGACGGGGCCTCGGCTGTTGTGGTCATGAGCGAGCAAAGGGCAAAGGAACTGGGGTGTACCATCATGGCCCATATCGGTGCCCAGGCATCCTATGGAATTGATATGAAATACGTGCTTATGGCGCCCATTTACGCCATCCCCAAGGTTTTGAAAAAACAGGGAATATCCATATCCGATGTTGACCTGTTCGAGGTCAACGAGGCCTTTGCAGGCACCTCTGCCGGTATTAACAAGGTTTTGGAACTTGATCCTTCAAAGGTAAACGTCAACGGGGGATCCGTGGCTTTGGGCCATCCCATCGGTGCATCCGGTGCCCGGGTGCTCACCACCTTGCTTTATGAAATGGAAAAGCAGGATAAGAATATCGGCCTTGCCTCCCTCTGCCTTGGTGGCGGAGAAGCCGTGGCCCTTGTTTTGAATCGTTAA
- a CDS encoding methylmalonyl-CoA mutase family protein produces MSTEPEVYAPQNSVKIVTATSLFDGHDASINIMRRILQDTGAEVIHIGHNRSASEVVDAAIEEDAQGIAVSSYQGGHVEYFKYMVDLLQEKGADHIKIFGGGGGVIIPSEMDELHAYGVTRIYSPEDGANIGLQGMINDMVQTMDNPCVDFDHLDYDGLNLDNKRVTANFISAVQEACALKDGRLETIMANIRDKASDKEVPVIGLTGTGGAGKSSLTDELINRILRDLPEVNIAIVSCDPSRRKTGGALLGDRIRMNSIETGRVYMRSLATRRSQTELPEALAPAIEVAKAAGYDIVIVETAGIGQGDSRVVDLVDLSVYVMTAEFGAPSQLEKIDMLDYADIVVVNKYEKKGSEDALRDVRKQVQRNRKAWNKDPKDLPVFGTIASKFNDDGITAFYHCLLDQISEKKQIEYTSSIPRTGIKESSSKTIIIPGERTRYLAEIADTVHEYHEETRAQADAVRQRWHLEEAIKALEDKDVSELDQLKAAVAETDRRVAGETNELVADFEQSTKMYQKDELVYHVRDKEFRLPLYSKSLSHSKISKISVPGFKDPGEQYAWMRKENFAGSFPYTAGVFPLKRADEDPTRMFAGEGGPADTNARFRLLSSAYPAKRLSTAFDSVTLYGFDPDPRPDIYGKIGTSGVSICSVDDVKILYGGFDLCAPNTSVSMTINGPAPMMLAMFMNTAIAQQTDKFVEEQGRQPDDKEAAEIKAFAMSNVRGTVQADILKEDQGQNTCIFSIEFALKMMGDIQQFFIDHRVRNFYSVSISGYHIAEAGANPITQLALTLANGFTYVEYYLSRGMDINDFAPSLSFFFSNGMDPEYTVIGRVARRIWAVAMKYKYGGNEKAQKLKYHIQTSGRSLHCQDMQFNDIRTSLQGLCAIYDNCNSLHTNAFDEAITTPSAESVRRALAIQLIINREWGLAKNENPLQGSFIVDELTDLVEEAVLMEFQRITERGGVLGAMETGYQRGKIQEESMYYEYLKHTGKHPIVGVNTFEDPDADYADMANHLELARASDDQKDAQLERLAEFKAAHADDQDPAIEALKQTALNGGNMFEQLMETVKTCSLGTITQALYEVGGKYRRNM; encoded by the coding sequence ATGAGTACAGAACCTGAAGTATATGCCCCCCAAAATTCAGTCAAGATTGTAACTGCCACCTCCCTTTTCGACGGCCATGATGCGTCCATCAATATCATGCGGCGGATTCTTCAGGACACGGGCGCCGAGGTGATTCACATCGGCCATAACCGGTCTGCCAGCGAAGTGGTGGATGCGGCCATTGAAGAAGATGCCCAGGGCATTGCAGTCTCCTCCTACCAGGGCGGCCATGTGGAGTATTTTAAATACATGGTGGACCTTCTCCAGGAAAAAGGGGCCGACCACATCAAGATTTTTGGGGGCGGGGGCGGGGTCATCATCCCTTCTGAAATGGACGAACTGCACGCCTACGGGGTAACCCGGATTTATTCTCCCGAAGACGGGGCCAATATTGGGCTTCAGGGTATGATCAACGATATGGTTCAAACCATGGATAACCCTTGCGTTGATTTTGATCATCTGGATTATGACGGCTTAAACCTGGACAACAAGCGGGTAACCGCCAACTTCATCTCCGCGGTCCAGGAGGCCTGTGCCTTGAAAGATGGGCGTTTGGAAACGATTATGGCCAATATCCGTGACAAGGCCTCGGACAAAGAGGTCCCGGTGATCGGCCTTACCGGAACCGGCGGGGCCGGCAAGTCCTCCCTCACGGACGAGCTGATCAACCGGATTTTAAGGGATCTTCCCGAGGTGAATATCGCCATTGTCTCCTGTGATCCGTCCCGGCGAAAAACAGGGGGGGCCCTGCTCGGGGACCGGATCCGGATGAACTCCATAGAGACCGGAAGGGTCTATATGCGATCCCTTGCCACCCGGCGTTCCCAGACTGAGCTGCCCGAAGCCCTTGCCCCTGCCATTGAAGTGGCCAAGGCCGCAGGCTACGATATCGTCATTGTGGAAACCGCAGGCATTGGCCAGGGGGATTCCAGGGTGGTGGATCTGGTGGATCTTTCCGTCTATGTGATGACAGCTGAATTCGGCGCCCCTTCCCAGCTGGAAAAAATCGACATGCTGGATTATGCAGATATCGTGGTGGTCAACAAATACGAAAAAAAGGGAAGCGAAGATGCCCTCAGGGATGTGCGCAAACAGGTTCAGCGCAACCGCAAGGCCTGGAACAAGGATCCCAAGGACCTGCCGGTATTCGGCACCATTGCATCCAAATTTAACGACGACGGGATCACAGCATTTTACCATTGTCTTCTGGATCAGATTTCAGAAAAAAAACAGATTGAATACACCTCCTCCATCCCCAGGACCGGGATAAAGGAATCTTCCTCCAAAACCATTATCATCCCCGGGGAACGGACACGGTATCTGGCTGAAATTGCAGACACGGTGCACGAATACCATGAGGAAACCAGGGCCCAGGCAGATGCCGTTCGCCAGCGATGGCATCTTGAAGAGGCGATCAAAGCCCTTGAGGACAAGGATGTAAGCGAGCTTGACCAGCTCAAGGCGGCCGTGGCTGAGACAGACCGGCGGGTGGCCGGAGAGACCAACGAGCTGGTGGCCGATTTTGAGCAGTCTACTAAAATGTATCAAAAGGATGAACTGGTATACCATGTCAGGGACAAAGAATTCAGGCTGCCCTTGTATTCAAAATCCTTGTCCCATTCAAAAATTTCAAAAATTTCAGTTCCTGGGTTCAAGGATCCTGGGGAGCAGTATGCCTGGATGCGCAAAGAAAATTTTGCCGGCAGCTTTCCCTATACCGCCGGCGTTTTTCCCTTAAAACGGGCAGACGAAGATCCCACAAGGATGTTTGCAGGGGAGGGCGGGCCCGCGGATACCAATGCCCGGTTTCGACTGCTCTCTTCTGCCTATCCTGCAAAAAGATTGTCCACCGCCTTTGATTCAGTCACCCTGTACGGGTTTGATCCGGATCCCAGGCCGGATATCTACGGCAAGATCGGGACTTCAGGCGTGAGCATCTGCTCTGTGGATGACGTGAAAATTTTGTACGGAGGGTTTGACCTTTGCGCCCCCAATACCTCGGTTTCCATGACCATTAACGGACCTGCCCCCATGATGCTGGCCATGTTCATGAATACGGCCATTGCCCAGCAGACCGACAAGTTTGTTGAAGAACAGGGCAGGCAGCCCGATGATAAAGAAGCCGCTGAAATTAAAGCCTTTGCCATGTCCAATGTCCGGGGCACGGTCCAGGCCGATATTCTAAAAGAAGACCAGGGCCAGAACACCTGTATTTTTTCCATTGAATTTGCCCTGAAGATGATGGGGGATATCCAGCAGTTTTTTATAGATCATAGAGTGAGAAACTTTTATTCGGTTTCCATATCCGGCTACCATATTGCCGAGGCCGGTGCCAACCCCATTACCCAATTGGCCCTGACCCTGGCCAACGGGTTTACCTATGTGGAATATTATTTGTCCCGGGGCATGGATATCAACGATTTTGCCCCCTCTCTTTCTTTCTTCTTTTCCAATGGCATGGATCCCGAGTACACGGTGATTGGCAGGGTGGCAAGACGGATCTGGGCCGTGGCCATGAAATATAAATATGGCGGAAATGAAAAGGCCCAGAAACTTAAATATCACATCCAGACGTCTGGCCGCTCACTTCACTGCCAGGATATGCAGTTCAACGATATCAGGACCAGCCTTCAGGGGCTGTGTGCCATTTACGACAATTGCAACTCCCTTCACACCAATGCCTTTGACGAGGCCATTACCACCCCGTCGGCTGAATCGGTCCGCCGTGCCCTGGCTATCCAGCTGATTATCAACCGGGAGTGGGGCCTTGCCAAGAACGAGAATCCTCTTCAGGGATCCTTTATTGTGGATGAACTCACCGACCTTGTGGAAGAGGCCGTTTTAATGGAGTTCCAGCGGATCACGGAACGGGGCGGGGTACTGGGCGCCATGGAGACCGGATACCAGCGGGGTAAGATCCAGGAAGAATCCATGTACTACGAGTATCTTAAACATACGGGCAAGCATCCCATTGTCGGGGTGAACACCTTTGAAGACCCGGATGCCGATTATGCAGACATGGCCAATCATTTGGAGCTTGCAAGGGCCAGCGATGACCAGAAAGATGCCCAGTTAGAGCGCCTTGCTGAGTTTAAGGCCGCCCATGCAGACGATCAGGATCCGGCTATCGAGGCTCTCAAGCAAACCGCCCTTAACGGGGGCAACATGTTTGAGCAGCTCATGGAAACTGTGAAGACCTGTTCCCTTGGCACCATTACCCAGGCATTGTATGAAGTGGGTGGTAAATACCGGCGGAATATGTAA
- a CDS encoding TetR/AcrR family transcriptional regulator gives MIVNSEAEVPTQIKNPELVRERRRHIVDSTVKLFIEHGYHKTTTRMIAKAVGFSIGSLYEYVSSKEDLLYLVCKAIHEEVKDAVEAALSASSKEKEQLAQVICQYFIVCDKMADHILLMYQVTQFLPDKWKERVLVNELNITDIFIQTLATMSGKHNFPVLDEKIINLVGHNISVIGQMWAFRRWHMKKNFTLDQYISIQTDFILGLLY, from the coding sequence ATGATTGTGAATAGCGAGGCTGAAGTTCCCACCCAGATCAAAAATCCTGAGCTTGTCCGGGAACGGCGGCGGCATATTGTGGATTCAACGGTAAAGCTGTTCATTGAGCATGGCTACCATAAAACCACCACCCGGATGATTGCCAAAGCCGTCGGCTTTTCCATTGGTTCCTTGTATGAATATGTCAGTTCTAAAGAAGACCTGCTCTATCTGGTCTGCAAGGCCATCCATGAAGAGGTGAAAGATGCGGTAGAGGCGGCATTGTCCGCAAGTTCAAAGGAAAAAGAACAATTGGCCCAGGTGATTTGCCAGTATTTTATCGTCTGTGATAAAATGGCCGATCATATCCTGCTCATGTACCAGGTCACCCAGTTTCTGCCGGATAAATGGAAGGAACGGGTTCTGGTCAATGAACTCAATATCACGGATATTTTTATCCAGACCCTGGCAACCATGTCAGGAAAACATAATTTCCCCGTACTGGATGAAAAGATCATCAACCTGGTGGGCCACAATATTTCGGTCATCGGCCAGATGTGGGCCTTTAGACGCTGGCATATGAAAAAGAATTTTACCCTGGACCAGTATATTTCAATTCAGACCGATTTCATCCTCGGCCTTTTGTACTAA